GACGACCTCGAACTGGCCGATCTGCTCCAGCCGGGTGTCACCGTCGTGGCCCAGGACGCCGCCGCGCTCGGCCGCACCGCCGCCGAACGGCTCTTCCGGCAGCTCGACGGCACCCATCTGTCCCCGGAGCGGATCGAACTGCCGACCAGGCTCGTGCAGCGCGGCTCGGGCGAGGTGCCGCCGCCGGCCTGACGCGACGGCGCCGGGGCGCCCCGCGCGAACGGGGGCGCCCCGGCCGGCCGCTACTGGGCGGACGCCGTGAGGTCGCCGCGCCGGGGCGCGGCGAAGCCCTCCAGGTCGGCGCGGGTCAGACCGGTGAGCCGGGCGACCTCGGCGATGTCGAGGGCGCCGCAGTCCAGGCCGCGCAGCAGATAGCCGCTGAGCGCCTTGGCGGTGGCGGGCTCGTCCATCACGTCGCCGCCGGCCCGGTTGGCGTAGCGGGCGAGGCGGGCCGCCGCCTGCTCGAAGCCCTCGCGGTAGAAGGCGAACACGGCCGCGTACCGGGTGGGGATGTGCGCCGGGTGCATGTCCCAGCCCTGGTAGTAGGCGCGGGCCAGGGCGCGGCGGGTGAGGCCGTAGTGCAGGCGCCAGGCGTCGTGGACCTTCTCGGTCGGGCCGACCGGCAGGACGTTGGTGGAGCCGTCCGAGACGCGGACGCCGGTCCCCGCCGCGGCGACCTGCATGACGGCCTTGGCGTGGTCGGCGGCCGGGTGGTCGCTGGCCTGGTAGGCGGCGGAGACACCGAGGCAGGCGCTGTAGTCGAAGGTGCCGTAGTGCAGGCCGGTGGCGCGGCCCTCGGCGGCCTGGATCATCCGGGCGACGGCGGCGGTGCCGTCGGCGGCGAGGATGGACTGGCTGGTCTCGATCTGGATCTCGAAGCCGATCCGGCCGGGTTCGAGGCCGTGGGCCTTCTCGAAGGCGTCCAGCAGCCGTGCCATGGCGGTGACCTGCTCGGGGTAGGTGACCTTCGGCAGCGTCAGCACCAGTCCGCCGGGCAGGCCGCCGGCCCGCATCAGTCCGCTGAGGAAGATGTCGAGGGTGCGGATGCCGCGGTCGCGGACGGGTGCCTCCATGCACTTCATCCGGATGCCCATGTACGGCGCGGCGGTGCCCTGCTCGTACGCCTCGGCGACCAGCCGGGCCGCGCGGGCGGCGGCCTCGTCCTCCTCGGCGTCGGGGCGGGGGCCGTAGCCGTCCTCGAAGTCGATGCGGAGGTCCTCGATCGGTTCGCGTTCCAGCTTGGCGCGGACGCGGGAGTGGACGGGTTCCGCGAGGTCGTCGGCCAGGCCCAGGACCGCGGCGAAGGAGGCGGCGTCCGGGGCGTGTTCGTCGAGGGCGGCCAGCGCCCGGTCGCCCCAGGAGCGGAGGGTGTCGGCGGCGAAGGCGTCGCCGGGGACGTAGACGGTGTGGACCGGCTGGCGGGTGCCGGGGTCGCCCGGGTAGCGGCGCTCCAGCTCGGCGTCGACCGGGGCGAGGGAGGCGCTGATCTCCTCGCTGACGGCGCCCGCGAGGCTCGTCGCCACCGTCTCCTGCTGGCCCTGACCCATTCCACACCCTC
The sequence above is drawn from the Streptomyces sp. SAT1 genome and encodes:
- a CDS encoding DUF6986 family protein, which encodes MGQGQQETVATSLAGAVSEEISASLAPVDAELERRYPGDPGTRQPVHTVYVPGDAFAADTLRSWGDRALAALDEHAPDAASFAAVLGLADDLAEPVHSRVRAKLEREPIEDLRIDFEDGYGPRPDAEEDEAAARAARLVAEAYEQGTAAPYMGIRMKCMEAPVRDRGIRTLDIFLSGLMRAGGLPGGLVLTLPKVTYPEQVTAMARLLDAFEKAHGLEPGRIGFEIQIETSQSILAADGTAAVARMIQAAEGRATGLHYGTFDYSACLGVSAAYQASDHPAADHAKAVMQVAAAGTGVRVSDGSTNVLPVGPTEKVHDAWRLHYGLTRRALARAYYQGWDMHPAHIPTRYAAVFAFYREGFEQAAARLARYANRAGGDVMDEPATAKALSGYLLRGLDCGALDIAEVARLTGLTRADLEGFAAPRRGDLTASAQ